The Staphylococcus carnosus genome has a segment encoding these proteins:
- a CDS encoding cysteine desulfurase family protein, whose translation MIYLDNASTTQPAKEVLDIYQEAQQALFYNSESLHAGGEMVREALNSSRKFIQEHFNTKKEVIFTTSGSHANQIAISTYLQQAPEGRVIVSPYEHPSIAAALEPFRKQFEIVEMPLDKNGEIDLVGLKSLITDETVLLVAQHVSSETGYKLPVNEIALIGETQNIPLHVDGVQAVHKVSDINIDKFSSYTFSGHKFNGTKGSGALLIEHKSVRPINIHYFHEEGTRNGTLDVPSILAMTKALSLNPQHEHLLNLYQHAKKRAKTAGFTILEYDLHAPHILGMLTPFYEGQYVMQTLSSRNVCISTGTACGHGLLLSDGLVHKIETTQHEADQYVRVSFSKNTTLNEIDQCFDQLENILKEVALDEPS comes from the coding sequence ATGATTTATTTAGATAATGCATCAACAACACAACCAGCAAAAGAAGTGTTGGATATTTATCAAGAAGCGCAACAAGCGTTGTTTTATAATAGTGAGAGTTTACATGCAGGCGGAGAGATGGTGCGCGAAGCTTTAAATTCTAGCAGAAAATTCATTCAAGAACATTTTAATACTAAAAAAGAAGTTATTTTTACTACAAGTGGTTCTCATGCTAATCAAATTGCAATCAGTACTTATTTACAGCAAGCACCTGAAGGGCGCGTGATTGTATCGCCATATGAACATCCATCGATAGCTGCAGCTTTAGAACCATTTCGCAAACAATTTGAGATAGTTGAAATGCCGCTCGATAAAAATGGTGAAATTGATTTAGTGGGATTAAAATCTTTAATAACAGATGAAACGGTTTTGTTAGTTGCACAGCATGTTAGTTCAGAAACAGGTTATAAATTGCCTGTAAATGAAATCGCACTGATTGGAGAAACTCAAAATATACCGCTTCATGTAGATGGTGTTCAAGCTGTTCATAAAGTTTCAGATATCAATATCGATAAGTTTTCTTCTTATACTTTTTCAGGACATAAGTTTAATGGGACAAAGGGAAGCGGAGCATTACTGATTGAACATAAATCTGTAAGACCTATTAATATTCATTATTTTCATGAAGAGGGTACTAGAAATGGCACGTTAGATGTACCAAGTATTTTAGCGATGACAAAAGCTTTATCTCTGAATCCTCAACATGAACATTTATTAAACTTATATCAGCATGCAAAAAAACGTGCAAAAACAGCAGGTTTTACAATTTTGGAATATGACCTTCATGCGCCGCATATTTTAGGGATGTTGACACCTTTTTATGAAGGTCAATATGTTATGCAGACACTTTCAAGCAGAAATGTATGTATTTCTACTGGAACAGCATGTGGTCATGGTTTATTATTAAGTGACGGATTAGTGCATAAAATTGAAACAACACAACATGAAGCAGATCAGTATGTTAGAGTTTCTTTTTCAAAAAATACAACGCTAAATGAAATAGATCAATGTTTTGATCAGTTAGAGAATATATTAAAAGAGGTGGCCCTAGATGAGCCAAGCTGA
- a CDS encoding transcription repressor NadR — protein MSQADERREEIVELLKMTSEPIKGSELSQRFGVSRQIIVKDISHLKTKDYAINSTSKGYFLDIEPQGKAHKRLIMCQHDFDEMEKELSIIVENGAMVDDVSVEHPVYGNIRAELMIETQEDITTFIEEMTKFKGTMLAKLTDGFHLHTISADTEKILENAIADLEQQGFIANTEEIVE, from the coding sequence ATGAGCCAAGCTGATGAAAGAAGAGAGGAAATTGTAGAACTGTTAAAAATGACAAGTGAACCGATTAAAGGATCGGAATTAAGCCAGAGATTTGGTGTTTCTCGCCAAATTATTGTGAAAGATATCTCTCACTTAAAAACAAAAGATTATGCAATCAATTCTACAAGCAAAGGATACTTTTTAGATATAGAACCTCAAGGAAAAGCACATAAACGTTTAATTATGTGCCAACATGATTTTGATGAAATGGAAAAAGAACTGTCTATCATTGTTGAGAATGGTGCAATGGTAGATGATGTATCCGTAGAACATCCAGTCTATGGAAATATTAGAGCAGAATTGATGATTGAAACACAAGAAGATATTACAACGTTTATAGAAGAAATGACAAAGTTTAAAGGTACAATGTTAGCAAAATTGACAGATGGTTTTCATCTGCATACAATTTCAGCGGATACTGAAAAGATTTTGGAAAATGCGATTGCAGATTTAGAACAACAAGGATTTATTGCTAATACTGAAGAAATAGTAGAGTAA
- a CDS encoding class I SAM-dependent methyltransferase, producing the protein MEFMEIFKKWAPEYDATVNGENEEYRDVFINYSEMLNELASTAEGRVLEIGAGTGNLTLMLKDKGREVSAIDPSDDMRAIANETKNLDVQYGHFFDIPFDQPFDYIVTSFAFHHVKPEEKSDAIKTMMHSLTDDGKLLILDTMFESEKYKQDLIKYYNNQEFYNLTEDLQTEYYTYIENLKDIVNDLGLNLDMVQKNKFAWLATISK; encoded by the coding sequence ATGGAATTTATGGAAATTTTTAAAAAGTGGGCACCAGAATATGATGCCACTGTTAACGGGGAGAACGAAGAATATAGAGATGTCTTTATCAATTATTCTGAAATGTTGAATGAACTTGCAAGTACAGCAGAAGGCAGAGTGCTTGAGATTGGTGCTGGTACTGGTAATTTAACACTGATGTTAAAAGATAAAGGCAGAGAGGTGTCAGCTATAGATCCATCTGATGATATGAGAGCAATTGCGAATGAAACTAAAAATTTGGATGTACAATATGGTCATTTCTTTGATATACCATTTGATCAACCATTCGATTATATTGTAACTTCGTTTGCGTTCCATCATGTAAAACCAGAAGAAAAATCTGATGCAATCAAAACAATGATGCACTCATTAACAGATGATGGAAAATTATTAATCTTAGATACCATGTTTGAAAGTGAAAAATACAAGCAAGACTTAATTAAATATTATAACAATCAAGAATTCTATAACTTAACTGAGGATTTACAAACTGAGTATTACACTTATATTGAAAACTTAAAAGATATTGTAAATGATCTAGGATTGAATTTAGATATGGTACAAAAAAATAAATTTGCTTGGTTAGCCACTATTTCAAAATAA
- a CDS encoding lipoprotein yields the protein MKKLIWLFLVSLIVLAGCGEKGKDHSQENQKPEIKKYSYHPIGTEEEVKDKAAKVRDEKRNGKFDSSKYYDDYEYGQIFQREAQPLTDTNSKVHQMVNNLKQNDDRIDEADTKEVKSEIDPALKELKQALDDRKNRDKEVPTQFKDMDENYFKSIEIFYNSFKDLENVIEHKKQFSKHELIEQTDVFKHNMDVSEKYFRYTTKLIEAARQSY from the coding sequence ATGAAAAAACTTATATGGTTGTTTTTAGTTAGTCTCATTGTGTTAGCTGGTTGCGGTGAAAAAGGAAAAGATCATAGTCAAGAAAATCAGAAGCCGGAAATTAAAAAATACAGTTACCACCCTATCGGTACTGAAGAAGAAGTTAAAGATAAAGCTGCTAAAGTCAGAGACGAAAAACGAAACGGCAAATTTGATTCTAGTAAATATTATGATGATTATGAGTATGGCCAAATTTTTCAAAGAGAGGCACAACCTCTTACGGATACCAATTCTAAGGTTCATCAAATGGTCAATAATTTGAAGCAAAATGATGACCGTATTGATGAGGCTGATACTAAAGAAGTGAAATCAGAAATAGATCCAGCATTGAAAGAATTGAAACAAGCATTGGATGATAGAAAAAATAGAGACAAAGAAGTTCCTACACAATTTAAAGATATGGATGAGAATTACTTTAAATCCATTGAAATTTTTTATAACTCCTTCAAAGACCTTGAAAATGTCATCGAGCATAAAAAACAATTTTCTAAACATGAATTAATCGAACAAACTGATGTTTTTAAACATAACATGGACGTTTCGGAAAAATATTTTAGATACACAACTAAATTGATTGAAGCAGCACGCCAATCCTACTAA